A stretch of the Dyella telluris genome encodes the following:
- a CDS encoding TetR/AcrR family transcriptional regulator, whose protein sequence is MARPRSEDKRNAILDAATKVFAEQGTSAPTARIARQAGVAEGTLFTYFESKDVLLNELYLTVKAGLREAMLVDYPQKGSLRERAQHAWNGYVNWGVVHPEGRKVMAQLTVSTGITDEVKATGSAPFGGVQDMLREAMTKGVLREMAPAFVGALMSAMAEATITFIEREPKRAEAYRAAGFEAFWNAIGKS, encoded by the coding sequence ATGGCCCGCCCCCGCAGCGAAGACAAGCGCAACGCCATCCTGGATGCCGCCACCAAGGTGTTCGCGGAGCAGGGTACGAGTGCGCCGACCGCGCGGATCGCCCGGCAGGCAGGCGTGGCCGAAGGCACGTTATTCACTTATTTCGAAAGCAAGGACGTGCTGCTCAACGAGCTCTACCTGACGGTGAAAGCCGGGCTCAGGGAGGCGATGCTGGTGGACTATCCCCAGAAAGGTAGCCTCCGCGAACGGGCCCAGCATGCGTGGAACGGCTACGTGAATTGGGGCGTGGTCCATCCGGAAGGGCGCAAGGTCATGGCGCAGCTGACGGTGTCCACCGGCATCACGGACGAGGTCAAGGCGACGGGCTCGGCACCCTTCGGCGGTGTCCAGGACATGCTCCGCGAAGCGATGACCAAGGGTGTGCTGCGCGAGATGGCGCCGGCCTTCGTGGGCGCACTGATGTCGGCCATGGCGGAAGCCACCATCACCTTCATCGAGCGCGAACCGAAGCGAGCCGAAGCGTATCGCGCCGCAGGGTTCGAGGCATTCTGGAACGCCATCGGCAAGAGCTGA
- a CDS encoding NAD(P)H-binding protein: MKIILFGASGMVGQGVLRECLAAPDVDQVLVVGRSTTGVTHPRLRELLHQDFFDYASIEPALKGYDACFFCLGVSAGGMDESRYAHLTYDLTLAAAGTLARLNPAMVFVYVSGAGTDSSEQGRSMWARVKGRTENALQRLPFRAVYQFRPGFIEPVQGERSKTPSYRLIYGLSRPLFPLLRRLFPRHMLSTIDMGRAMLSVVRHGAPTAVLEIPDIQAAARRND, encoded by the coding sequence ATGAAGATCATCCTCTTCGGCGCCAGCGGCATGGTGGGCCAGGGCGTGTTGCGCGAATGCCTGGCCGCTCCTGACGTGGACCAGGTGCTGGTGGTGGGAAGGAGCACGACCGGGGTGACGCATCCCCGGTTGCGCGAACTGCTCCACCAGGATTTTTTCGACTACGCGTCGATCGAGCCGGCGCTGAAGGGGTATGACGCCTGTTTCTTCTGCCTGGGCGTGAGCGCAGGCGGCATGGACGAGTCGCGCTATGCCCATCTCACCTATGACCTCACGCTGGCGGCAGCGGGCACCTTGGCGCGGCTCAACCCGGCCATGGTCTTCGTCTACGTGTCGGGTGCAGGCACCGACAGCAGCGAGCAAGGACGCAGCATGTGGGCGCGGGTGAAAGGGCGTACCGAGAACGCGCTGCAACGCCTGCCGTTCCGCGCGGTGTACCAGTTCCGGCCGGGGTTTATCGAGCCAGTGCAGGGCGAAAGGTCGAAGACCCCGTCCTATCGCCTGATCTATGGCTTGTCGCGACCACTGTTTCCCTTGCTGCGACGCCTGTTCCCGCGGCACATGCTGAGCACCATCGACATGGGGCGGGCCATGTTGTCCGTAGTGCGGCATGGCGCGCCGACGGCTGTGCTTGAGATCCCCGATATCCAGGCGGCCGCACGGCGCAACGACTGA
- a CDS encoding SDR family NAD(P)-dependent oxidoreductase yields MSKVWLVTGSSRGLGRDIVEAALAHGDRVVATARRPEQLADLAQRYGDQVRAVTLDVADAASARAAVQSTVDAFGRLDVLVNNAGYGNAMPFEQSDEAGFRAQVETNFYGVVNLTRAALPVMRAQRSGHILQISSVGGRIGVPGLSAYQSAKWAVGGFTEVVAAEVEHLGIKVCALEPGGMRTGWAEEANSTLGELMPDYEASVGTFRSRIREHQGKEASDPARVAQVVLTLAYHEKLPRHLLLGSDALHYFGMVEQDRVAAAERWREVSLSTDFNKGPMPAFPAY; encoded by the coding sequence ATGTCAAAAGTCTGGTTAGTCACAGGTAGTTCCCGCGGCCTGGGCCGCGACATCGTTGAGGCCGCACTGGCCCATGGCGACCGCGTGGTGGCCACGGCGCGCCGGCCGGAGCAACTGGCCGATCTGGCACAGCGTTACGGTGACCAGGTGCGCGCCGTGACGCTGGATGTGGCCGATGCCGCCTCGGCGCGCGCCGCAGTGCAGTCCACGGTGGATGCGTTCGGACGTCTGGACGTGCTGGTCAACAACGCCGGCTACGGCAACGCCATGCCGTTCGAGCAGAGCGACGAGGCCGGTTTCCGCGCACAGGTCGAAACCAATTTCTACGGCGTGGTGAACCTTACGCGTGCGGCCTTGCCGGTGATGCGCGCGCAGCGTTCCGGACACATCCTGCAGATTTCCTCGGTGGGCGGCCGCATCGGCGTGCCGGGGCTGTCGGCCTATCAGTCGGCCAAGTGGGCCGTGGGCGGTTTCACCGAAGTGGTGGCGGCCGAAGTGGAGCATCTCGGCATCAAGGTATGTGCACTGGAACCGGGTGGCATGCGCACGGGTTGGGCCGAGGAAGCCAACAGCACGCTGGGTGAACTGATGCCCGACTATGAGGCCTCGGTGGGCACGTTCCGCAGCCGCATCCGCGAGCATCAGGGCAAGGAAGCGAGCGACCCCGCACGTGTGGCGCAGGTGGTGCTGACGCTGGCGTACCATGAAAAGCTGCCGCGCCACCTGCTGTTGGGCAGCGACGCCCTGCATTACTTCGGGATGGTGGAGCAGGACCGCGTGGCAGCCGCGGAACGCTGGCGCGAGGTGAGTCTGTCCACTGATTTCAACAAGGGCCCCATGCCCGCCTTTCCGGCGTACTGA